From a single Crateriforma spongiae genomic region:
- a CDS encoding TatD family hydrolase — MTLTLFDTHAHLNIDDFADNVDQVVDRAKQVGLVGIAVIGIDRPTSVRAVELAAAYPDFLYAVVGIQPNSVASAAEGDWQFVADLAGSPGVRAIGETGLDCYWDDTPIDDQKVYFDRHMDLCLQTGLPMVIHMRESCELILQQMQSRSKLPAGVMHSFTGTIDQARQCLDLGMMISFAGMVTFKKSHDLREVAAMVPEDRLLVETDSPYLSPEPLRGKRPNEPARVEHTLRCLADVRGVAPEHLADATTANAKRFFQLR, encoded by the coding sequence ATGACGTTGACCCTGTTTGACACCCACGCGCACCTGAACATCGACGATTTCGCCGACAACGTTGACCAGGTGGTCGATCGCGCGAAACAGGTCGGGCTGGTCGGCATCGCCGTGATCGGCATTGATCGTCCGACCAGTGTGCGTGCGGTCGAATTGGCCGCGGCGTATCCCGATTTTTTGTACGCCGTCGTGGGAATCCAGCCGAACTCGGTGGCTTCGGCGGCCGAAGGCGATTGGCAGTTTGTCGCCGATCTAGCCGGCAGTCCCGGGGTGCGGGCGATCGGCGAAACCGGTTTGGATTGCTATTGGGACGACACGCCCATCGACGACCAAAAGGTCTATTTTGATCGGCACATGGATTTGTGCCTGCAGACGGGCTTGCCGATGGTGATTCACATGCGTGAGAGCTGTGAACTGATTTTGCAGCAGATGCAAAGCCGTTCCAAATTACCCGCCGGCGTGATGCACTCGTTCACCGGAACCATCGACCAAGCACGACAGTGTTTGGATCTTGGAATGATGATCAGCTTTGCAGGTATGGTCACGTTTAAGAAAAGCCACGACCTACGCGAAGTCGCCGCGATGGTCCCGGAGGACCGGTTGTTGGTCGAAACTGATTCGCCGTACCTCAGTCCAGAGCCGCTGCGGGGGAAACGCCCCAACGAACCGGCCCGCGTTGAACATACGCTGCGGTGTTTGGCTGATGTGCGCGGTGTTGCACCGGAGCACTTGGCGGATGCGACCACGGCGAATGCGAAGCGATTCTTTCAGCTTCGTTGA
- a CDS encoding secretin N-terminal domain-containing protein: MRRSFTRACAAALLMAQTGWVAAQYPNPVPVSQTVGQAAADAPQLKKLRVPGSAARRIATTMSLRYRDVPGISIQPDPQNNQVVVLAPAREHGRIASEVRKLVTSAVQPASAQTEGPLKVQLTAVTWREFEDAIAQVIPEGTPVTTSRNGERAAFQLTSAPLTGTTVQVDRRLNTVTVIAPQPAVPGWQEMIDAIDGGIRSPGDVMQLVRLQNAEPAPIQRAIRLLREVESNQAEAMAAIPAPAGRLAQVPLQNAMFQAPAPQDGASDAGEPPANEDELGAQGVAGDTELQFIPELGMIIIKGAKKDVQRVREIISEIERQSELTRPEVEVVRLEHADANAVETLLQQLYEDVLSTRQGEVSITSLDTPNALLLIGRQEAIASLMDLIQKIDQPINENDRLRVFRLQHASAVDAEETIRGFFTEQPGSSDDPRPGLGIRVRISADYRTNSLIVSASQRDLAEVTRLINELDVQQIAAQSEIRTFTLRNTLAEDLADTLNEIIAPGEGDEASPPSTTLSIVKLGSEGSEQLDSGVLVGAVVTADTNTNTIIVKAPSTSMPLIGELIRQLDRPADVESLVKVFTLENGDATNLTAALQSLFGDDAATSGTSVGAGNLADSTASESSLTPLRFSAEIRTNSIVASGSAEDLEVVESILLRLDSEGFAERITEVIWLRHQDATQMAEALQQYVSSRSQSQNQYTQFQQGGLGPFDMLDRDLIVVPEDRTNSLIISVAPRLYPDVRRLVDRLDRRPPMIMVKTVIAEVRLNDRFEIGGELGLQDSLLFDRDIAGGATGVPPYSDNGYNFNGTNLPNINNVFPNTLASRGVTTFGVGTSSADAGVGGFVLNAASESVNMLFRTLQTAGRLQIISRPQITTADNTEALIQVGQDVARPQDVVVTNNNTAIGVEDVSVGLILRIFPRVGSDGQIYMEIDAERSAINNTDPGQVIGNFDGAPVVVPPIDITRAQSTLTAYSGQTVIFGGLIQKTRENVTRRVPYLSNIPLLGYMFKYDEETEARSELLLVMTPMLINGEEDLEYIKQTESSRMSWCLADVVEAHGDVGLSHGYGLWGPAVGPTIYPDMTPTIDGVMQEQIISQQVVNGNASGEACVQEGAVIQSQPVELNDGMMIQPQPYQPPAGAEIPFESTLPADAPIMTAPSAMQAPTQPRAPQRIHSPENVQPPVTMTPASPVSHRMPTSGVQPSPAMQQSGSAGQSGNVGGFQLPSSGGAAANPEPVVAPIPTEAMRQASWNSQSSWSSPAPASTTPQATQSGKVIRLGQGATEVSANAGDTTGQEPAKPKRRFPKVSPLSWLR, from the coding sequence ATGCGTCGCTCCTTCACTCGGGCATGTGCCGCGGCCCTGCTGATGGCCCAGACCGGATGGGTGGCTGCCCAGTATCCGAATCCAGTGCCGGTCAGCCAAACGGTTGGCCAGGCGGCTGCCGATGCGCCGCAGCTGAAAAAGCTTCGCGTTCCCGGATCCGCCGCGCGGCGAATCGCAACGACGATGAGTTTGCGATATCGCGACGTGCCGGGCATCTCCATCCAACCCGACCCGCAGAACAACCAGGTCGTCGTGTTGGCACCGGCTCGCGAGCATGGCCGGATCGCCAGCGAAGTCCGAAAGCTGGTGACATCCGCGGTGCAACCGGCATCGGCCCAGACCGAAGGCCCGCTGAAAGTCCAGCTGACCGCGGTGACGTGGCGCGAATTCGAAGACGCCATCGCTCAGGTGATCCCCGAAGGCACGCCGGTAACGACCAGTCGCAATGGCGAACGGGCGGCTTTCCAATTGACCAGTGCTCCCCTGACTGGAACCACAGTCCAGGTGGATCGACGGCTGAACACGGTCACCGTCATCGCGCCGCAGCCCGCCGTTCCGGGGTGGCAAGAAATGATCGATGCGATCGACGGTGGCATCCGTTCGCCCGGCGATGTGATGCAACTGGTGCGATTGCAGAACGCCGAACCGGCGCCGATCCAACGCGCGATTCGGTTGCTACGCGAAGTCGAATCGAACCAAGCCGAAGCGATGGCCGCGATCCCCGCACCGGCCGGCCGGCTGGCTCAGGTGCCGTTGCAAAACGCCATGTTCCAAGCCCCTGCCCCGCAAGACGGTGCGAGCGATGCGGGTGAACCACCCGCGAACGAAGACGAATTGGGTGCGCAGGGTGTTGCCGGTGATACGGAACTGCAGTTCATTCCCGAACTGGGAATGATCATCATCAAGGGGGCCAAGAAGGACGTCCAACGTGTCCGCGAGATCATCAGTGAGATCGAACGTCAAAGCGAACTGACGCGACCCGAGGTCGAAGTCGTTCGCTTGGAACATGCCGACGCCAATGCCGTCGAAACCTTGCTGCAACAGTTGTACGAAGACGTTTTGTCGACGCGACAGGGCGAAGTCAGCATCACGTCGCTGGACACGCCCAATGCATTGCTGTTGATCGGACGCCAGGAAGCGATCGCCAGCTTGATGGACTTGATCCAAAAGATTGATCAACCCATCAATGAGAACGATCGATTGCGGGTGTTTCGTCTGCAACACGCATCGGCCGTCGATGCAGAAGAAACGATTCGCGGCTTCTTCACCGAGCAACCCGGCAGCAGTGACGACCCGCGGCCCGGATTGGGGATTCGCGTTCGTATCAGCGCCGATTATCGCACCAACAGTTTGATCGTCAGTGCGTCGCAGCGTGACTTGGCCGAGGTGACTCGTCTGATCAACGAATTGGACGTACAGCAGATCGCGGCACAAAGCGAGATCCGCACATTCACGCTTCGCAACACGCTTGCCGAAGACTTGGCTGACACGCTGAACGAAATCATCGCGCCGGGCGAAGGTGACGAAGCGTCCCCGCCGTCGACGACGCTGTCGATCGTCAAACTGGGCAGCGAAGGCAGCGAGCAATTGGACAGTGGCGTCTTGGTGGGCGCTGTTGTCACCGCCGATACGAACACCAATACGATCATCGTCAAAGCACCGTCGACCAGCATGCCGCTGATCGGTGAACTGATCCGGCAGTTGGATCGTCCGGCCGATGTCGAGTCGCTGGTGAAGGTTTTCACGCTGGAAAACGGCGACGCGACCAACCTGACCGCCGCACTGCAATCGTTGTTCGGCGATGATGCGGCGACATCCGGCACCAGTGTCGGGGCGGGCAACTTGGCCGATTCGACGGCGTCGGAAAGCTCGCTGACGCCACTGCGGTTCAGCGCCGAAATTCGCACCAACAGCATCGTCGCCAGCGGCAGTGCAGAGGACTTGGAAGTCGTCGAGAGCATTCTGTTGCGTCTGGACAGCGAAGGTTTTGCCGAACGAATCACCGAAGTGATCTGGCTGCGTCACCAGGACGCCACCCAAATGGCCGAAGCCCTGCAACAGTACGTCAGTTCGCGAAGCCAGTCACAGAATCAATACACCCAATTCCAACAAGGCGGTCTGGGACCGTTCGACATGTTGGACCGCGACTTGATCGTCGTGCCGGAAGACCGCACCAACAGTCTGATCATCAGTGTTGCCCCGCGGTTGTATCCGGACGTCCGGCGACTGGTCGACCGACTGGATCGTCGTCCGCCGATGATCATGGTCAAAACCGTGATCGCCGAAGTTCGATTGAACGATCGATTCGAAATCGGTGGCGAACTAGGCCTGCAAGACTCGCTGTTGTTCGACCGTGACATTGCGGGCGGTGCGACCGGTGTCCCGCCGTACAGCGACAACGGATACAACTTCAACGGAACCAACCTGCCGAACATCAACAACGTGTTCCCCAACACACTGGCCTCACGCGGCGTGACCACGTTCGGTGTGGGGACGTCCAGTGCCGATGCCGGTGTGGGTGGATTCGTGCTGAATGCGGCCAGCGAATCGGTCAACATGCTGTTTCGTACGCTGCAAACCGCCGGCCGATTGCAAATCATCAGCCGTCCGCAGATCACCACGGCGGACAATACCGAAGCGTTGATCCAGGTCGGCCAGGACGTCGCACGGCCCCAAGACGTCGTCGTAACGAACAATAACACGGCGATCGGTGTCGAAGACGTCAGCGTCGGCTTGATCTTGCGAATCTTTCCGCGTGTCGGATCAGACGGCCAGATCTATATGGAAATCGATGCCGAACGATCGGCCATCAACAACACCGACCCGGGACAAGTCATCGGTAACTTCGATGGTGCACCCGTCGTCGTCCCGCCGATTGACATCACTCGAGCTCAATCGACCTTGACCGCATACAGCGGACAAACCGTGATCTTTGGTGGTCTGATCCAAAAGACCCGAGAGAACGTGACTCGTCGCGTGCCCTACCTGTCGAACATCCCGTTGCTGGGTTACATGTTCAAGTATGACGAGGAAACGGAAGCACGTAGCGAGCTGCTGCTGGTCATGACGCCGATGCTGATCAACGGCGAAGAGGATTTGGAATACATCAAGCAGACCGAATCCAGCCGCATGTCCTGGTGCTTGGCCGACGTGGTCGAAGCTCACGGTGACGTCGGGCTTAGCCATGGCTATGGACTGTGGGGACCCGCGGTTGGTCCGACGATCTATCCCGATATGACACCGACCATTGATGGTGTGATGCAGGAACAGATCATCAGCCAACAGGTGGTCAACGGAAACGCGTCCGGCGAAGCTTGTGTCCAGGAAGGTGCGGTCATCCAGTCACAACCCGTTGAATTGAACGACGGCATGATGATCCAGCCGCAACCGTATCAGCCGCCCGCTGGTGCTGAGATCCCCTTCGAATCGACGCTGCCCGCCGACGCGCCGATCATGACCGCACCGTCGGCCATGCAAGCACCGACGCAGCCGCGTGCACCCCAGCGGATTCATTCGCCTGAAAATGTCCAGCCGCCCGTCACGATGACGCCCGCGTCGCCGGTCAGTCACCGCATGCCGACATCCGGCGTTCAGCCGTCGCCGGCAATGCAGCAAAGTGGATCGGCTGGCCAAAGCGGCAACGTGGGCGGATTCCAACTGCCATCAAGCGGCGGTGCCGCGGCAAACCCTGAACCCGTCGTGGCACCGATCCCGACTGAGGCGATGCGTCAGGCATCTTGGAATTCGCAGTCCAGTTGGTCATCGCCAGCCCCGGCCAGCACCACGCCGCAGGCAACCCAAAGCGGCAAAGTGATCCGTCTGGGACAGGGGGCCACCGAAGTTTCCGCCAACGCGGGTGACACGACTGGGCAGGAACCGGCCAAGCCCAAGCGTCGCTTCCCCAAGGTCTCGCCTTTGTCTTGGCTGCGATAG
- the leuB gene encoding 3-isopropylmalate dehydrogenase, giving the protein MKANLVLLPGDGIGPEIVESAKSVLEVVAKRFGHEFQYTSCLIGGIAIDETGDPLPQDTVDACRQSDAILLGAVGGPKWDDPNAKTRPEAGLLRIRKELGLFANLRPIKMFDQLADASPLRPDIIKGTDILFFRELTGGIYFGQSGSGEVDGHESAYQSMVYSVPEVERIVRLAAKAAQGRDNRLTSVDKANVLEPSRLWRRTAARVMADEFPEVQYDVVLVDAMAMHLINRPADFDVVVTGNMFGDILTDEASMLPGSLGMLPSASLGDGGPGLYEPIHGSAPDIAGKGIANPLATILASAMLLRHSLDLNEEAAAVESAVQEVLADGLRTADIARGGDSVSTEVMGQAVTAKLA; this is encoded by the coding sequence TTGAAAGCCAACCTTGTCTTGTTGCCCGGCGATGGCATCGGGCCGGAAATCGTGGAATCGGCCAAGAGCGTTTTGGAAGTGGTCGCCAAGCGGTTTGGCCATGAATTCCAGTACACCAGTTGTCTGATCGGTGGGATCGCCATCGATGAAACCGGCGATCCTCTGCCTCAGGACACCGTGGACGCTTGCCGGCAAAGCGATGCGATTCTGCTGGGCGCCGTTGGTGGACCCAAATGGGACGACCCCAATGCCAAGACACGCCCCGAAGCCGGGTTGTTGCGGATCCGCAAGGAACTGGGGCTGTTCGCCAACCTGCGTCCGATCAAGATGTTCGATCAATTGGCCGACGCTTCACCGCTGCGGCCCGACATCATCAAAGGAACGGACATTCTGTTCTTCCGCGAATTGACCGGCGGGATCTATTTCGGCCAGTCGGGCAGCGGAGAAGTCGATGGACACGAATCGGCCTATCAATCGATGGTCTACAGCGTTCCGGAAGTGGAGCGTATTGTTCGCTTGGCCGCCAAAGCGGCTCAGGGTCGCGACAACCGCTTGACCAGTGTCGACAAGGCCAACGTGTTGGAACCCAGCCGGCTTTGGCGTCGTACCGCCGCACGCGTGATGGCTGATGAATTTCCCGAGGTGCAGTACGACGTCGTCTTGGTCGACGCGATGGCGATGCACTTGATCAATCGTCCGGCCGATTTTGACGTCGTGGTGACCGGGAACATGTTCGGTGACATTTTGACCGACGAAGCATCGATGTTGCCGGGTTCGCTGGGCATGTTGCCCAGTGCTTCGCTGGGCGATGGTGGTCCCGGATTGTACGAACCGATCCACGGCAGCGCACCGGACATCGCCGGCAAAGGCATCGCCAATCCGCTGGCGACGATTCTGGCGTCCGCCATGTTGCTGCGTCATTCGTTGGACTTGAATGAAGAAGCCGCGGCGGTCGAATCCGCCGTTCAGGAAGTCCTGGCCGACGGATTGCGGACCGCGGATATCGCCCGCGGAGGTGATTCGGTCAGCACCGAAGTCATGGGCCAGGCGGTCACGGCCAAGTTGGCCTAA
- a CDS encoding phosphatidate cytidylyltransferase, translating to MTNFAATVSMPATPVQQAAQSASLTPTYLLLALILGTLGIASVVGWFLSRREKLGVENTLITRFNYKIRVWWMMLAIFAIGLLLHRIGVVVLFFLVSFWALREFITMTPTRRGDHRTLFWIFFIFTPLQYILIGLGSGYYDYYSIVIPVYASLFIPARAAIAGDYKRFLERSAKIQSGLLICVYSLSHAPALLDLELVRTPIRSGAEKIPWEGNNLSVMIFFVLIAQLSLVMERAWSVFAGRTVIAEKINASRTWEGVLGSIVSTGIIAAALSWATPFYPWEAGVMGGVVTIMASAGTLTMSAIKRDRGVKDTGTLVQGHAGVLDQIDNICFAAPIFFHVTRFFFTA from the coding sequence ATGACGAATTTTGCCGCCACGGTTTCGATGCCGGCGACTCCGGTGCAACAGGCTGCCCAGTCGGCATCGCTGACCCCGACGTATTTGTTGCTGGCCTTGATTCTGGGAACGCTGGGGATCGCCAGTGTCGTCGGATGGTTCTTGTCACGCCGTGAAAAACTGGGTGTCGAAAACACCTTAATCACGCGGTTCAACTACAAGATCCGTGTGTGGTGGATGATGCTGGCGATCTTTGCGATCGGGCTGTTGCTTCACCGCATCGGGGTCGTCGTGCTGTTCTTTTTGGTGTCGTTTTGGGCATTACGAGAATTCATCACCATGACGCCGACACGTCGTGGAGATCACCGGACGTTGTTTTGGATCTTTTTCATCTTCACCCCACTGCAATACATCCTGATCGGGCTGGGCAGCGGTTATTACGACTACTACAGCATCGTCATTCCCGTTTACGCCAGCCTGTTCATTCCCGCTCGGGCCGCGATCGCGGGTGATTACAAGCGATTCCTGGAACGCAGTGCCAAGATTCAATCAGGGCTGCTGATTTGTGTTTACTCGCTAAGCCACGCACCGGCGTTGTTGGACCTGGAATTGGTGCGGACACCGATCCGCAGCGGTGCCGAAAAAATTCCGTGGGAAGGCAACAACCTGAGCGTGATGATCTTCTTCGTTCTGATCGCCCAACTGTCGTTGGTGATGGAGCGTGCCTGGAGCGTGTTTGCCGGGCGAACGGTGATCGCCGAAAAGATCAACGCGTCCAGAACTTGGGAAGGCGTCCTGGGGTCGATCGTCAGCACGGGTATCATTGCCGCCGCCCTGTCGTGGGCCACGCCGTTTTACCCATGGGAAGCCGGTGTGATGGGCGGCGTCGTCACGATCATGGCCAGCGCGGGAACGTTGACGATGAGTGCGATCAAACGCGACCGCGGGGTCAAGGACACGGGAACGCTGGTCCAGGGGCACGCGGGAGTGTTGGACCAGATCGACAACATCTGCTTTGCAGCGCCGATTTTCTTTCACGTCACGCGTTTCTTCTTCACCGCTTGA
- the mutS gene encoding DNA mismatch repair protein MutS codes for MTPMMKQYHEAKTACGDALLLFRMGDFYELFLEDAETAARVLGLTLTSRDKDSANPTAMAGFPHHQLDQYLHKLIRAGYRAAVCEQVEDPKQAKGLVRRKITRVVSAGTLTDDGLLDPREANYLACVFLPPAKADNADDPIVGLAWAELSSGRFEAGVFPRHRLEDELERIGPAEVLYREDDGRFSPDTTAPWSWTRRPAWTFAQDAAEETLCKQLGVHNLDGFGFATEDAPAIAAAGAVMTYLQETQPSGLDHFRSLTSHRQSRVLQIDAASRRSLEITRTLRTASREGSLLDVIDRTCTPMGSRMLGDWVAGPLIEIDPINHRLDAVEEFVNNENLRDDIRATLKQTFDLTRLLARLATGRTGPRDLQQVARTLAGLPTLKARLTDRKPAQLVQIESSLHLCPELRSKLERGLADECPLSAADGNFIREGYDEELDQLRDLAKGGKEWIAAYQQRQMDETGITNLKVGYNRVFGYYLEVSNAHRDSVPDDFIRKQTLKNAERYITPELKEYEEKVLAADEKAAAREQHIFQELRTATHQHLAILQEVADAMAQLDVLAALAEIASHRGWVRPQLTDDSILRIENGRHPVLDITMPQGEFVPNDCVHSPEAGMILLITGPNMAGKSTYIRQVALITLLAQTGSFVPADKAEIGLTDRIFARVGASDELNRGQSTFMVEMVETARILNTATSRSLVILDEIGRGTSTYDGLSLAWAITEYLHEQIGCRTLFATHYHELTQLEEMLPRVANLNVAVKEWNDEVVFLHRIVSGGADKSYGIHVARLAGVPKAVGERAKDVLAQLEADHRDAFDRPTISAPDDNQGGGQFQLTLFGFADHPLLEDLQKLDINAMTPMDALQFLQEAKEKLKSARV; via the coding sequence ATGACACCAATGATGAAACAGTATCACGAGGCGAAGACAGCCTGTGGCGATGCCCTGCTGCTGTTTCGCATGGGCGACTTCTATGAATTATTTCTGGAGGACGCCGAAACGGCCGCCCGGGTCTTGGGGCTGACTCTGACCAGCCGGGACAAGGACAGTGCCAATCCCACGGCAATGGCGGGCTTTCCCCACCACCAGCTGGACCAGTACCTGCACAAATTGATTCGTGCGGGCTACCGAGCCGCCGTGTGCGAACAGGTCGAAGACCCCAAGCAGGCCAAAGGGCTGGTCCGCCGAAAAATCACCCGCGTCGTCAGCGCCGGCACGCTGACCGACGACGGTTTGCTGGATCCCCGCGAAGCGAATTATTTGGCCTGCGTTTTCCTGCCACCCGCCAAGGCGGACAACGCGGACGATCCGATCGTCGGCCTGGCATGGGCGGAACTTTCCAGCGGACGTTTCGAAGCCGGCGTGTTCCCACGACACCGCTTGGAAGATGAATTGGAACGGATCGGGCCGGCCGAAGTCCTGTACCGCGAAGACGATGGACGGTTTTCCCCCGACACCACCGCCCCGTGGTCCTGGACACGCCGACCGGCATGGACGTTTGCCCAGGACGCCGCCGAAGAAACATTGTGCAAACAGTTGGGCGTGCACAATCTGGACGGCTTCGGATTCGCCACCGAAGACGCACCGGCGATCGCCGCGGCCGGCGCGGTGATGACCTACCTGCAAGAAACCCAGCCGTCGGGTTTGGATCACTTTCGGTCTTTGACATCGCACCGTCAAAGCCGCGTCTTGCAAATTGATGCGGCCAGCCGACGTAGTCTGGAGATCACACGAACCCTGCGGACCGCATCGCGCGAAGGATCGTTGTTGGACGTGATCGACCGCACCTGCACGCCGATGGGTTCGCGGATGCTGGGCGACTGGGTGGCCGGTCCGCTGATCGAAATTGATCCGATCAACCACCGATTGGATGCGGTCGAAGAATTCGTCAACAACGAAAATTTACGGGACGATATCCGCGCGACTTTGAAGCAAACGTTCGACCTGACACGACTGCTTGCCCGATTGGCGACGGGTCGAACCGGGCCTCGTGATTTGCAACAAGTCGCACGCACGCTGGCCGGGCTGCCGACGTTGAAAGCTCGGTTGACCGACCGCAAACCGGCACAGTTGGTGCAGATCGAATCATCACTGCATCTGTGTCCCGAACTGCGTTCGAAGCTGGAACGTGGCTTGGCCGACGAATGCCCGCTGTCGGCCGCCGACGGTAACTTCATCCGCGAAGGCTACGACGAAGAACTGGATCAGCTGCGGGATTTGGCCAAAGGCGGCAAAGAATGGATTGCCGCGTATCAACAACGTCAAATGGACGAAACCGGCATCACCAATTTGAAGGTCGGTTACAACCGGGTGTTCGGCTATTACCTGGAAGTCAGCAACGCACATCGCGACAGCGTCCCGGACGACTTCATTCGCAAACAAACGCTGAAGAACGCCGAACGATACATCACACCGGAGCTGAAAGAGTACGAAGAAAAGGTGTTGGCGGCCGACGAAAAGGCCGCGGCACGCGAACAGCACATCTTCCAAGAACTTCGAACCGCGACCCATCAGCATTTGGCGATCCTGCAAGAAGTCGCCGATGCGATGGCACAGCTGGACGTCCTGGCGGCATTGGCCGAAATCGCCAGTCATCGCGGATGGGTGCGTCCCCAGTTGACCGACGATTCGATCCTGCGGATCGAAAACGGACGTCACCCGGTGCTGGACATCACCATGCCTCAGGGCGAATTCGTTCCCAACGACTGTGTGCATTCGCCCGAAGCGGGCATGATCCTGTTGATCACCGGCCCCAACATGGCGGGAAAGAGCACGTACATCCGCCAAGTCGCACTGATCACGCTATTGGCGCAAACCGGCTCGTTCGTGCCTGCCGACAAGGCGGAAATCGGGCTGACCGACCGGATCTTTGCCCGCGTTGGTGCCAGCGATGAACTGAATCGCGGGCAAAGTACGTTCATGGTGGAGATGGTCGAAACGGCGCGGATCCTGAACACCGCAACGTCACGCAGTCTGGTCATTCTGGATGAGATCGGACGAGGCACCAGCACCTATGACGGCCTCTCGCTGGCCTGGGCAATCACCGAATACCTGCACGAACAGATCGGTTGCCGGACACTTTTCGCAACCCACTATCACGAACTGACCCAACTGGAAGAAATGCTTCCGCGGGTTGCCAATTTGAACGTCGCCGTCAAGGAATGGAACGACGAAGTCGTGTTTCTGCATCGCATCGTCAGTGGCGGTGCGGACAAGAGTTACGGCATTCACGTGGCCCGCTTGGCGGGTGTTCCCAAGGCCGTTGGCGAACGCGCCAAGGATGTTCTGGCACAGTTGGAAGCGGATCACCGAGACGCGTTTGATCGTCCGACCATCAGCGCCCCGGATGACAACCAAGGCGGTGGGCAATTTCAATTGACGCTGTTCGGATTTGCTGATCATCCATTGCTGGAAGATTTGCAAAAACTGGACATCAACGCGATGACGCCGATGGACGCGTTGCAATTTTTGCAGGAAGCAAAAGAAAAATTGAAATCAGCCCGCGTCTGA
- a CDS encoding TIGR00282 family metallophosphoesterase → MRFLFLGDIVGKPGYTAVLQHAAPLKKELGLDAIVANAENASDGSGLTPRQFQRLCDAGVDAMTMGDHIYRRKEIMDTLQSSDRIVKPANYPSTAAGHTHCIVDTPAGKLGVVSLLGRVYMRPVDCPFDAIDRVLGEIESKVDCILVDVHAEATSDKQTLGRYLDGRVTAVLGTHTHVPTADAAVLPGGTAFQCDVGMTGPYDSIIGRDIRRVMETTRTFQPTHFYVATRDVRLCGAVIETDSDGKATSIQRFERAVDV, encoded by the coding sequence ATGCGTTTTCTGTTCCTCGGTGACATCGTTGGAAAACCTGGCTACACCGCGGTGCTGCAGCACGCGGCACCGCTGAAGAAAGAACTGGGTTTAGATGCCATCGTCGCGAACGCTGAAAATGCATCCGATGGTTCCGGTTTGACGCCACGTCAGTTCCAGCGTCTGTGCGACGCCGGCGTCGATGCGATGACGATGGGCGATCACATCTATCGTCGCAAAGAGATCATGGACACGTTGCAGTCCAGCGACCGGATCGTCAAACCGGCGAATTACCCGTCGACCGCCGCGGGTCACACGCACTGCATCGTCGACACACCGGCCGGAAAGCTTGGCGTCGTGTCGCTGCTGGGACGCGTCTATATGCGTCCGGTCGATTGCCCTTTCGATGCGATTGATCGTGTGCTGGGCGAAATCGAATCCAAGGTCGACTGCATTCTGGTCGACGTCCACGCCGAAGCGACCAGCGATAAACAAACGCTGGGACGTTATCTGGACGGTCGTGTCACCGCTGTATTGGGCACCCACACGCACGTGCCGACCGCCGACGCAGCCGTTCTGCCCGGCGGAACGGCGTTCCAATGTGACGTCGGAATGACTGGGCCGTACGACAGCATCATCGGACGGGACATCCGTCGCGTGATGGAAACCACGCGAACGTTCCAACCGACCCATTTCTATGTCGCCACCCGCGACGTCCGTCTATGCGGCGCGGTGATCGAGACGGATTCCGATGGGAAAGCCACATCGATCCAACGTTTCGAGCGCGCCGTGGATGTTTGA